The Nitrogeniibacter aestuarii genome has a window encoding:
- a CDS encoding carboxymuconolactone decarboxylase family protein: MSRLTVIDANNANEEQKALLDAIAAQLGMVPNFLKVFANSPAALRAFLGLHGIAGEGSLDPQTRERIALALAEQNSCEYCLSAHTAIGRKAGLSGAEIDANRAGTSQDAKAAAAVKLARSLVEHKGEVTTAEILEARNAGYDDAQIVEIITHVGMNILTNILGKASRVEIDFPKVELKRAA; encoded by the coding sequence ATGAGCCGACTCACCGTCATCGACGCCAACAACGCCAACGAAGAACAGAAAGCCCTGCTCGACGCCATTGCCGCCCAACTGGGCATGGTGCCCAACTTCCTCAAGGTCTTTGCCAACTCGCCTGCCGCCCTGCGCGCTTTCCTGGGCCTGCACGGCATTGCCGGTGAAGGCAGCCTCGACCCCCAGACGCGTGAGCGCATTGCGCTGGCCCTGGCCGAGCAGAACAGCTGCGAATACTGCCTGTCGGCCCACACCGCCATCGGGCGCAAGGCCGGCCTGTCGGGCGCCGAGATCGACGCCAACCGCGCCGGCACCAGCCAGGACGCCAAGGCCGCCGCCGCCGTGAAGCTCGCCCGCTCGCTGGTCGAACACAAGGGTGAAGTCACCACCGCCGAGATCCTCGAAGCACGCAACGCCGGCTACGACGACGCGCAGATCGTGGAAATCATCACCCACGTCGGCATGAACATCCTCACCAACATCCTCGGCAAGGCCAGCCGTGTGGAGATCGACTTCCCCAAGGTCGAACTCAAGCGCGCCGCCTGA
- a CDS encoding alpha/beta hydrolase — MRRAALAGLAVSLAAVSVSVYAFAWRPVDGLFSPPRRAPGPTAIEHLREPGRVGLRIERISALDGQVPTLVVTADRLRRPGARGRRLRQQLAGQGVALAPYGQTVGNLVLLHGLGNRKENMLPIAERFAAAGFRVILPDLPGHGDSPRNHTEFGHDAFERTLPRRVLDDVSRQLKLAPQPAMLWGYSMGGAYAVHAAAEAPERWQAAVIVSSFDRLDQVVQAHLARQMGSLAGIYQPSAARLAHWLGSPDMDAVQPVALGERLTLPVMMIHGDSDTTIDQARGRALFDAIASSDKQWLTVPEAGHRNVLLTAMPVYARMSAWMLARIDTAHGDPR, encoded by the coding sequence GTGAGGCGCGCTGCGCTGGCCGGTCTGGCGGTGAGCCTGGCGGCGGTGAGTGTCTCGGTCTATGCCTTCGCGTGGCGACCGGTGGACGGGCTCTTCAGCCCGCCCCGCCGCGCGCCGGGGCCGACGGCCATCGAGCACTTGCGCGAGCCGGGTCGGGTGGGGCTGCGTATCGAGCGCATCAGCGCACTCGACGGTCAGGTGCCGACCCTGGTGGTCACCGCCGACCGGTTGCGTCGCCCGGGTGCGCGCGGCAGGCGCCTGCGCCAGCAGCTCGCCGGCCAGGGGGTGGCGCTGGCGCCCTACGGGCAGACCGTCGGCAACCTGGTGCTGCTTCACGGGCTCGGTAACCGCAAGGAGAACATGCTGCCCATTGCCGAGCGCTTCGCAGCCGCCGGCTTTCGCGTCATCCTGCCCGACCTGCCCGGCCACGGCGACAGCCCGCGCAATCACACCGAATTCGGCCACGACGCCTTCGAGCGCACCCTTCCACGACGGGTGCTGGACGATGTCAGTCGCCAACTGAAGCTGGCGCCACAGCCGGCCATGCTCTGGGGCTACTCCATGGGCGGCGCCTACGCCGTGCATGCCGCCGCCGAGGCGCCCGAGCGCTGGCAGGCGGCCGTCATCGTGAGCAGCTTTGATCGCCTCGATCAGGTGGTTCAGGCCCACCTGGCCCGCCAGATGGGCTCCCTCGCGGGCATCTATCAGCCCTCCGCCGCGCGCCTGGCCCATTGGCTCGGCTCGCCGGACATGGACGCCGTGCAGCCAGTGGCGCTGGGCGAGCGCCTCACCCTGCCGGTGATGATGATCCACGGCGACAGTGACACGACGATCGATCAGGCCCGGGGCCGGGCGCTCTTCGACGCCATCGCCTCGTCCGACAAGCAATGGCTGACCGTCCCGGAAGCGGGTCACCGCAACGTACTGCTGACGGCCATGCCTGTCTACGCCCGGATGTCGGCATGGATGCTGGCCCGGATCGACACCGCACACGGAGACCCTCGATGA
- a CDS encoding DUF817 domain-containing protein has product MTKPHSQAIELVPSLTVARSSPVGLCALVREGLAFGIKQARACLFAGLFLSAVFLVPNGGLWGVPRYDVLLVIALALQFGMVCSGLETLDELKAVSVFHLIGFALEVFKTSSAIQSWSYPDFAYTKVLGVPLFSGFMYAAVGSYIIQAWRLFDLRVRHHPPYWMAWVMAVLIYGNFFTHHAIGDYRWYLAAAALGLYARTSVSFRSLDRRRQMPLLLSFLLIGFFIWLAENISTFFGLWAYPNQLGAWSTVHLGKWSSWSLLVVMTFTIVANLKHVKACIHVPD; this is encoded by the coding sequence ATGACGAAACCGCACAGTCAGGCGATCGAGTTGGTGCCCTCGTTGACCGTCGCACGCTCAAGCCCGGTCGGGCTTTGCGCCCTTGTCCGGGAAGGTCTTGCGTTCGGCATCAAGCAGGCTCGCGCCTGCCTGTTTGCGGGGCTCTTCCTGTCCGCGGTGTTTCTGGTACCCAACGGCGGTCTGTGGGGCGTGCCGCGCTACGACGTGTTGCTGGTGATCGCCCTGGCGCTGCAGTTCGGCATGGTGTGCTCGGGGCTCGAAACGCTGGATGAACTCAAGGCGGTGAGCGTGTTTCACCTCATCGGCTTCGCACTGGAAGTGTTCAAGACCTCGAGCGCCATCCAGTCGTGGTCCTACCCGGACTTTGCCTACACCAAGGTGCTGGGCGTGCCGCTCTTCTCCGGCTTCATGTACGCCGCGGTGGGCAGCTACATCATTCAGGCGTGGCGGCTGTTCGATCTGCGCGTGCGTCATCACCCGCCGTACTGGATGGCCTGGGTGATGGCGGTGCTCATCTACGGCAACTTTTTCACCCACCATGCCATTGGCGACTATCGCTGGTATCTGGCCGCCGCCGCGCTCGGCCTCTATGCGCGCACGTCGGTGTCGTTCCGCAGCCTCGACCGGCGCCGCCAGATGCCCTTGCTGCTGTCCTTCCTGCTCATCGGCTTCTTCATCTGGCTGGCCGAGAACATCAGCACCTTTTTCGGCCTGTGGGCCTACCCGAACCAGTTGGGCGCCTGGTCAACGGTGCACCTGGGCAAGTGGAGCAGTTGGTCGCTGCTGGTGGTCATGACCTTCACCATCGTGGCCAACCTCAAACACGTCAAGGCCTGCATTCACGTGCCCGACTGA
- a CDS encoding pyridoxamine 5'-phosphate oxidase family protein produces the protein MAHRYAQIAFTDKVRQAQTAQGSRQAYARLDEGQPRHHRLGDFEAGFIAARDSFYMATVNSDGWPYVQHRGGPAGFVRVLDDSTLGFADFAGNRQYVSLGNALGDDRVSLFFMDYPNRARLKLFGRMSLVPEDDPATLARLEDNSYRARVERGFLIRVEAFDWNCPQHITPRFTEAEWAARTHGEAGAYRPDR, from the coding sequence ATGGCACATCGCTATGCCCAGATCGCCTTCACCGACAAGGTGCGCCAGGCCCAGACCGCGCAGGGCAGCCGACAGGCCTACGCCCGGCTGGACGAGGGTCAGCCCCGCCACCACCGGCTGGGCGACTTCGAAGCGGGCTTCATCGCAGCGCGCGACAGCTTCTACATGGCCACCGTGAACAGCGATGGCTGGCCCTACGTGCAGCACCGCGGCGGCCCCGCCGGCTTCGTACGCGTACTCGACGACAGCACACTGGGATTTGCGGATTTCGCCGGCAACCGGCAGTACGTCAGCCTGGGCAATGCCCTCGGCGACGACCGGGTGTCCCTGTTCTTCATGGACTACCCCAACCGGGCCCGCCTGAAACTGTTCGGACGCATGTCACTGGTCCCCGAAGACGATCCGGCCACCCTCGCCCGACTCGAAGACAACAGCTACCGCGCCCGCGTCGAACGCGGCTTCCTCATTCGCGTGGAAGCCTTCGACTGGAACTGCCCGCAGCACATCACACCGCGCTTCACCGAAGCCGAGTGGGCCGCGCGCACACATGGCGAGGCCGGCGCATACCGCCCCGACCGCTGA
- a CDS encoding SPFH domain-containing protein → MALNNPLSRIGLNTGKILLPIALLLGAGIIVKESIFYAEPGYVYHVRTITGQEHAVSDVGYQFFLWGRWNAWKRAMTVQSEAGAAANMEYAEVEGDETSANMPPLNIMFLDQVDANVEATVRFSIPTDNEGFLQLAHEYRTPANLLRTALMPAFKETLQATASLMSAEEYYSGARTEFNSEFENQMNNGIYLVRREEVYQDSGRKVRGSANVALGNEQEEFGDESKVVYEVRKVLDEQGTPRRKAQKFTTFGISVVDARITNMTPNSRFVERMQLKQKASADRAIAREQRIQEEEQRLLAIARGEREVAERQAMAKVEQIQKTTDAETDKQLALTSANKLKEQAQIERETAQINLEKARIEAETQRTLADAEAYQKKAILQADNALAEKLRTEVEIHKLWADAFAKRAVPTNVFGGGGSGSPVGSDAETKAFMQMLTLDAAKRLNYDREISGK, encoded by the coding sequence TTGGCTCTGAATAACCCGCTCTCCCGCATCGGCCTGAACACCGGCAAGATTCTGCTCCCGATCGCCCTGCTGCTTGGCGCCGGCATAATCGTCAAGGAATCCATCTTTTACGCCGAGCCGGGCTACGTGTATCACGTGCGCACCATCACCGGTCAGGAACACGCCGTCTCCGACGTGGGCTACCAGTTCTTCCTGTGGGGACGCTGGAATGCCTGGAAGCGCGCCATGACCGTGCAATCCGAAGCCGGCGCCGCAGCCAACATGGAGTACGCCGAGGTCGAAGGGGATGAGACCAGCGCCAACATGCCGCCGCTCAACATCATGTTCCTCGACCAGGTGGATGCCAACGTGGAAGCCACGGTGCGCTTCTCCATCCCCACCGACAACGAAGGCTTCCTGCAGCTGGCGCATGAATACCGCACCCCGGCCAACCTGCTGCGCACGGCCCTCATGCCCGCCTTCAAGGAAACCCTGCAGGCGACTGCCTCGCTCATGAGCGCCGAGGAGTACTACAGTGGCGCCCGCACCGAATTCAACAGCGAATTCGAAAACCAGATGAACAACGGCATCTATCTGGTCCGCCGTGAAGAGGTCTATCAGGACTCCGGGCGCAAGGTGCGTGGCTCGGCCAACGTGGCCCTGGGTAATGAGCAGGAAGAGTTCGGCGACGAATCCAAGGTGGTCTACGAAGTGCGCAAGGTGCTGGACGAACAGGGCACGCCACGGCGCAAGGCGCAGAAGTTCACCACCTTCGGCATCAGCGTGGTCGACGCGCGCATCACCAACATGACCCCCAACAGCCGCTTCGTCGAGCGCATGCAGCTCAAGCAGAAAGCCTCTGCCGACCGCGCCATCGCCCGCGAACAGCGCATCCAGGAAGAAGAGCAGCGCCTGCTGGCCATCGCCCGAGGTGAGCGTGAGGTCGCCGAGCGTCAGGCCATGGCAAAAGTCGAGCAGATCCAGAAAACCACCGACGCCGAAACCGACAAGCAGTTGGCCCTCACCTCCGCCAACAAGCTCAAGGAGCAGGCTCAGATCGAGCGCGAAACCGCACAGATCAACCTGGAAAAGGCGCGGATCGAGGCTGAAACCCAGCGCACCCTCGCCGACGCCGAGGCCTACCAGAAGAAGGCCATCCTGCAGGCCGACAACGCCCTGGCCGAAAAACTGCGCACCGAAGTCGAAATCCACAAACTGTGGGCCGACGCCTTCGCCAAGCGCGCCGTACCGACCAACGTCTTCGGCGGTGGCGGCTCGGGCTCACCGGTGGGTTCGGATGCCGAAACCAAGGCCTTCATGCAGATGCTCACGCTCGACGCGGCCAAGCGCCTGAATTACGACCGGGAAATTTCCGGGAAGTAA
- a CDS encoding nuclear transport factor 2 family protein, with amino-acid sequence MTDAQRPPLPPFDADAAALKVRLAEDAWNSRDPARVALAYTPDSRWRNRDLIFQGRDAIVDFLTAKWAREHDYRLIKSLWAHGPDRIAVRFAYEWRDERGQWFRAYGNENWRFDANGLMAERHASINDRPIEAHDRLFHWPLGRRPDDHPGLDALAL; translated from the coding sequence ATGACCGACGCACAACGCCCCCCGCTACCGCCCTTCGACGCCGACGCCGCGGCCCTCAAGGTCCGCCTCGCCGAAGACGCCTGGAACAGCCGTGACCCGGCCCGAGTCGCACTCGCCTACACCCCGGACAGCCGCTGGCGCAATCGCGACCTGATCTTTCAGGGGCGCGACGCCATCGTCGATTTCCTGACCGCCAAGTGGGCGCGGGAACACGACTACCGCCTCATCAAGTCCCTCTGGGCCCATGGCCCCGACCGCATCGCCGTGCGCTTCGCCTACGAATGGCGCGACGAACGCGGCCAATGGTTTCGCGCCTACGGCAACGAAAACTGGCGCTTCGACGCCAACGGCCTGATGGCCGAACGCCACGCCAGCATCAACGACCGCCCGATTGAAGCACATGACCGGCTGTTTCACTGGCCCCTGGGACGCCGGCCGGATGATCATCCGGGGCTGGATGCGTTGGCTTTGTGA
- a CDS encoding circularly permuted type 2 ATP-grasp protein encodes MSQIDWNQYDPNAFYDELIAAPGRPRPAAEALCRYLASLGEQDIKGLKEAAEVAIQVMGITFTVYSDGDMIDRAWPFDIIPRVIPLNEWRTVEAGLKQRVQALNMFIDDLYNEQKIVKDGVFPAELLAKSVNFRPQCVGIHPPGGIWAHICGSDLVRDKDGTIYVLEDNLRIPSGVSYMLENRNVTKRVLPDLFQTSGILPVDDYADQLHEMLVSMSPRQAEEPNIVILTPGIYNSAYYEHSYLAQQMGVELVEGSDLIVGTDSCVYMRTIDGLVRVDVIYRRVDDMFIDPKAFNPDSVLGVPGLMEAWRAGNVALCNAPGAGVADDKVVYAYVPKIIKYYLDADPIIPNVPSYLCMHDDEREYVLANLDKLVVKPANESGGYGMLVGPHSTPEKRAEFAELIKNDPRNYMAQPTLSLSVAPTLTDEGLGPRHLDLRPFILSSANNTYVTTGGLTRVALVKGSLVVNSSQGGGSKDTWIVDTDAMGGN; translated from the coding sequence ATGTCGCAAATCGACTGGAATCAGTACGACCCGAATGCCTTTTACGACGAACTGATTGCGGCGCCCGGAAGGCCTCGCCCGGCGGCAGAAGCGCTCTGTCGCTACCTGGCCAGCCTGGGCGAGCAGGACATCAAGGGCCTCAAGGAGGCGGCCGAGGTGGCCATCCAGGTGATGGGTATCACCTTTACCGTGTATTCCGATGGCGACATGATTGATCGGGCCTGGCCGTTCGACATCATTCCCCGCGTGATCCCACTGAACGAATGGCGCACGGTCGAAGCCGGCCTCAAGCAGCGCGTTCAGGCGCTGAACATGTTCATCGACGATCTCTACAACGAACAGAAAATCGTCAAGGATGGCGTCTTTCCGGCGGAGTTGCTTGCCAAGTCGGTGAACTTCCGGCCCCAGTGCGTGGGCATTCATCCGCCTGGCGGCATCTGGGCGCACATCTGCGGCTCCGATCTGGTGCGTGACAAGGACGGCACCATCTACGTACTGGAAGACAACCTGCGCATCCCCTCCGGCGTGTCCTACATGCTCGAGAACCGCAACGTCACCAAGCGCGTGCTGCCCGATCTGTTCCAGACCAGCGGCATCCTGCCGGTGGACGACTACGCCGACCAGCTGCACGAGATGCTGGTCTCCATGTCGCCGCGACAGGCCGAAGAGCCCAACATCGTCATTCTCACACCGGGCATCTACAACTCGGCCTATTACGAGCACTCCTACCTGGCCCAGCAGATGGGCGTCGAACTCGTCGAAGGCTCCGACCTCATCGTGGGGACCGACAGCTGCGTCTACATGCGGACCATCGACGGTCTGGTAAGGGTGGATGTGATCTACCGACGCGTGGACGACATGTTCATCGACCCCAAGGCCTTCAACCCGGACTCGGTGCTGGGCGTGCCGGGACTCATGGAAGCCTGGCGGGCCGGCAACGTGGCACTGTGCAACGCCCCGGGTGCCGGCGTGGCGGACGACAAGGTCGTTTATGCCTACGTACCGAAAATCATCAAGTACTACCTGGATGCAGACCCGATCATTCCGAACGTGCCCAGTTACCTGTGCATGCACGACGACGAACGCGAATACGTGCTGGCCAACCTCGACAAACTTGTGGTCAAACCGGCCAACGAGTCGGGCGGCTACGGCATGCTCGTCGGGCCGCACTCGACGCCTGAAAAACGGGCCGAATTCGCCGAGCTCATCAAGAACGATCCGCGCAACTACATGGCGCAACCGACCCTGAGCCTGTCGGTGGCGCCCACCTTGACGGACGAAGGCCTCGGGCCCCGGCACCTCGACCTGCGCCCCTTCATTCTGTCCTCGGCCAACAATACCTACGTCACCACCGGCGGGCTGACCCGCGTCGCGCTGGTGAAGGGTTCGCTGGTGGTCAACTCCTCGCAGGGCGGGGGGAGCAAGGACACCTGGATCGTTGATACCGACGCCATGGGAGGTAACTGA
- a CDS encoding cache domain-containing protein — MKKTFAAAMLGFATYAAIAAADFGNADEAKAMLQKAVAAISVDKATALSQMAKGEAGFADRDLYPFCGGPDGNFTAHPKLTGQSMKGLKDKAGKAIGESFYAVAKEGAIAEVDYVWPRPGGADPVQKVSFVTKVGDQVCAVGYYK, encoded by the coding sequence ATGAAGAAAACATTTGCAGCCGCCATGCTCGGCTTTGCAACCTACGCGGCCATTGCGGCGGCGGATTTCGGCAATGCCGACGAGGCCAAGGCCATGCTGCAAAAGGCCGTGGCGGCCATCAGCGTCGACAAGGCGACGGCCCTGAGCCAGATGGCCAAGGGTGAAGCCGGCTTTGCCGACCGTGATCTGTACCCGTTCTGCGGTGGCCCCGACGGCAACTTCACCGCGCATCCGAAGCTGACCGGTCAAAGCATGAAGGGTCTCAAGGACAAGGCCGGCAAGGCGATTGGCGAGAGCTTCTACGCTGTGGCCAAGGAAGGCGCGATTGCCGAGGTGGATTACGTGTGGCCGCGCCCGGGTGGCGCTGACCCGGTCCAGAAAGTGAGCTTCGTCACCAAGGTGGGTGACCAGGTTTGCGCGGTCGGTTACTACAAGTAA
- a CDS encoding LysR family transcriptional regulator has translation MDRFHAMQVFVAVAEMEGFASGARRMNMSPPAVTRAVAALEARLGVRLLHRSTRHVRVTEAGARYLEDARRILAEVVQADDAAAGINAAPRGNLTVTASVLFGQIFVMPGIVDYLQRYPQTRVDALFVDRVVNFIDEGVDVAVRIGELPDSSLRARRVGQVRMVLCASPDYLARRGLPASPDELAEHDMISSSAGTNAYDWRFSTPEGHRLVRLNPRLSVSTNDGAISAAVEGFGITRLLSYQVAPHLADGRLKILLAEFEPPPRPVHLVHREGPQGSRKVRAFVDLLAQRLMNDPALN, from the coding sequence ATGGACCGTTTTCACGCGATGCAGGTGTTCGTGGCGGTGGCCGAGATGGAAGGCTTTGCTTCGGGCGCCCGGCGCATGAACATGTCGCCGCCGGCCGTGACGCGCGCGGTGGCAGCGCTCGAGGCGCGGCTCGGGGTCAGGCTGTTGCACCGGAGCACCCGTCATGTCCGCGTCACCGAGGCGGGCGCACGCTATCTGGAAGATGCCCGGCGCATCCTCGCCGAGGTGGTGCAGGCGGACGATGCCGCCGCGGGCATCAACGCCGCGCCCCGGGGCAATCTCACGGTCACCGCGTCGGTGCTGTTCGGCCAGATATTCGTCATGCCCGGCATCGTCGACTACCTGCAGCGCTATCCACAGACCCGTGTCGATGCGTTGTTCGTCGATCGGGTGGTCAATTTCATCGATGAAGGCGTCGACGTGGCCGTGCGTATCGGCGAGCTACCGGATTCGAGCCTGCGCGCCCGGCGTGTCGGCCAGGTACGGATGGTGCTGTGTGCGTCGCCCGACTATCTGGCCCGTCGCGGCCTGCCCGCGTCGCCCGATGAACTGGCCGAGCACGACATGATCAGTTCAAGCGCCGGTACCAATGCCTACGACTGGCGCTTTTCGACGCCGGAGGGGCATCGACTGGTGCGTCTCAATCCCCGCCTGAGTGTCTCCACCAACGATGGCGCCATCAGCGCCGCGGTCGAAGGCTTTGGCATTACCCGCTTGCTGTCCTATCAGGTGGCACCGCACCTGGCCGATGGGCGTCTGAAGATTCTCCTGGCCGAATTCGAACCACCGCCGCGACCGGTGCATCTGGTGCACCGGGAAGGCCCGCAGGGGTCGCGGAAGGTGAGAGCGTTTGTCGACCTGCTGGCGCAGCGGCTGATGAACGATCCGGCGCTGAACTAG